From Homo sapiens chromosome 6, GRCh38.p14 Primary Assembly, the proteins below share one genomic window:
- the HLA-DRA gene encoding HLA class II histocompatibility antigen, DR alpha chain precursor, which translates to MAISGVPVLGFFIIAVLMSAQESWAIKEEHVIIQAEFYLNPDQSGEFMFDFDGDEIFHVDMAKKETVWRLEEFGRFASFEAQGALANIAVDKANLEIMTKRSNYTPITNVPPEVTVLTNSPVELREPNVLICFIDKFTPPVVNVTWLRNGKPVTTGVSETVFLPREDHLFRKFHYLPFLPSTEDVYDCRVEHWGLDEPLLKHWEFDAPSPLPETTENVVCALGLTVGLVGIIIGTIFIIKGLRKSNAAERRGPL; encoded by the exons ATGGCCATAAGTGGAGTCCCTGTGCTAGGATTTTTCATCATAGCTGTGCTGATGAGCGCTCAGGAATCATGGGCTATCAAAG AAGAACATGTGATCATCCAGGCCGAGTTCTATCTGAATCCTGACCAATCAGGCGAGTTTATGTTTGACTTTGATGGTGATGAGATTTTCCATGTGGATATGGCAAAGAAGGAGACGGTCTGGCGGCTTGAAGAATTTGGACGATTTGCCAGCTTTGAGGCTCAAGGTGCATTGGCCAACATAGCTGTGGACAAAGCCAACCTGGAAATCATGACAAAGCGCTCCAACTATACTCCGATCACCAATG TACCTCCAGAGGTAACTGTGCTCACAAACAGCCCTGTGGAACTGAGAGAGCCCAACGTCCTCATCTGTTTCATAGACAAGTTCACCCCACCAGTGGTCAATGTCACGTGGCTTCGAAATGGAAAACCTGTCACCACAGGAGTGTCAGAGACAGTCTTCCTGCCCAGGGAAGACCACCTTTTCCGCAAGTTCCACTATCTCCCCTTCCTGCCCTCAACTGAGGACGTTTACGACTGCAGGGTGGAGCACTGGGGCTTGGATGAGCCTCTTCTCAAGCACTGGG AGTTTGATGCTCCAAGCCCTCTCCCAGAGACTACAGAGAACGTGGTGTGTGCCCTGGGCCTGACTGTGGGTCTGGTGGGCATCATTATTGGGACCATCTTCATCATCAAGGGATTGCGCAAAAGCAATGCAGCAGAACGCAGGGGGCCTCTGTAA